One Drosophila subpulchrella strain 33 F10 #4 breed RU33 chromosome 2R, RU_Dsub_v1.1 Primary Assembly, whole genome shotgun sequence genomic window, CTTGCGTAATCTGGAGAGGATCAGCGAGGACATACACAGGCAGAGGGGTGATTTTCCCACTCCGCCAGGTCCCCGCGAGCCGGGCGTGGGAGCAGAGTTGAACTCGCCTACGTCCAGTGCCTTGCCATCGCTGCCGGATTTCCAGCTGGAGCTGGAGAAATGCGACTATCCCTCCATAGCAGGCAGTCAAATGTCCTTGGGTGCAAAAACTCCTGTAGCAGCTGCCGAAACTGAAGATGAGGAGGATGCCTGCGACTACGATGAGACGGGAGCGGGCGAACTCAGAGGCGTGGTGGATGAACGCGATTTGGAGGCCCTGCGGCAGAAGGTCAAGATCCTGGCAGTGCGTCCCATTGAGGGTGGAGATGGTCAGCAGCAGAATGATGTGTGGGAGCATGAACTGAAGGACACGGTGGATAAGCTGGATCACTTGATGATGCTCAAGGAAAACGGCAATCGGCAGCAAACGAATCGTGTGAAGTCCACCGAACAGCGACCCGTTTCCCTGGGCGCCGAGGCACTCAAACGTCACTGCGATGTGGTCGAGGTGAAGGTCACAACCTGCGCCAACACCGCCAGCTTGCCAGTCACACCCCAGCACCAGCTAAATCACCTTGCACCGCCCACGCCCATCAAGAAGCTGCAACAGCAGCTGGCGCCCTTGCCCTCGGTGAACGTATCCATGCGGGAGTTGCCTCTGTTGGCCAGGCTATCCAACGAACTCCTGGATCGCAGCAGTGCTGCCTTCGGAGGAGTGCGCAAGCAGCTGCGCCGGCGATCCCTCGAATAGTGCGCATCTTGGGGGCCAGAGGAGCCTTTCTCAGCCAGCCCCATATCAGATTTGTTTATATTAAATGAATAGtgaataatgaaataattgtaAACCGTTAAACGCCGCATTTAAATGTGCACCACTCTCAATAAGTCTACACCTACATGATAAATACACCATCTATTTTCTTATAAATGTTGATTACATTCTAATCTATTGTCTCCGTATTTGTTTCTCACTGTTAATACTTTAACTATGTAAATGTTTTGTGATTTGAGAGAGCAAAAAGAAAATGATTGATTGATATGCAAACAATAAGCAGCTTTAAGTTAATGTTTAAACTGTAAACGTATAAAACCAGGTAGACTCACTAATTTAAATCAAATGGGCACATGCACTAAATAGTTTAGCCTAAAAATACCACGAAAATGAAACtctaaataaaaacaaatgtcgAAAATGTAACGAATTCAATTAGGTAATTAAGTGCGAAACTCTCAAAGAAAAACGTAGtggatttaataaaatatggtCTAGAGATTTGGTCAGTGCCCAAGAATAAAGTAAGGGAATAAAAGTATTTGCAACActataaataatattgaaacttggaataataataaaaaatgcatTCTAATTCAAATGTTTTTATGGAGTTTTACTGGCGGTATTTGGGGTGTATTGTTAGTTGGGAGTCATTTTAAAGGAAATTACTTAATAAATGAAAACTGTTTTCAAGGAATATAATTTTGTGGGATTTTGTACAAACTttattaagaaatatatggTAACTTTCATGATGGAAACAAGATATAAGTGTTTTAAATTAAGACTCCGAATCTTAAAGAGAGCTTAGAATGATGCACCTGCGGCTTAAATAGTACTAGGGCTATTACATGCacaaaactattaaaaaacttgtgaTACTAAAAATTTCTGAGTGATGTCATTTTCGCTGCATTGGAAGCCAAATCTATTGTGGCAAACTACAAATATTCTGTCCCCAAATTATGTAAGCCCGTTTTGTCTCCATCCGCAATCAGCTGACCTACCTCTAAATTGGTACCGCCTTTGCAGGTGGATAGGCACACGCGAATTTTGGATTTAGTTTCACTAGTGTTTCAAgaactataaaatatatataaccgGGCACGAGCACAAATATTTCCAATTTCTTTCTACTGTAACGCGTGCGGCACCGAAAATCAACAagctgcttcttcttctccCACAGTGCTGGCTATTCAGGGGGGAAATAGTCAGATCACCATTACAAAATGTAcgcacaaaaaatattttatatgacAAAATAgttgaaaacaaaaatgtgtcaattcatttttttttttattggacCGCTTGTATGTAGAGAATCTTTGAATTATAAAAACTGTTTAATCAGCTAAAACTACAGCTTTATAGCTAAACTAGCTGATTGGGCAACACTGTATATTCGATATATCATGGCGGCGGCTATTGTGGAACGGCGGAGAGCGTGTTTTCCCAACgcatattttaaatacttcCAGGCTTTCTTTTtgctttaaaacatttttgtattGTTTAATATCTCTTATATTTTGCTTCATAAACCTattttaaattagaaaattgcaaaaagaattaaaaacagCCCATTTCCACCGTTCCAATTGGCGATAGTGCGCCAAGTCAAACGGTAACACTTCTAAAGGTGGGAAAAAAGCAAAAGATGCGcacacatttttaaaaaatgataataaataagcatatatatatatattcgaTTCGATTCCGTCTATAACTTTATAAACTTCATAGCAAATACGCGATTCCTAGTCAAAATGTGTagctaattaatttaaaacggATTTAAAAAAGGGAGAGGTGTGATTGGCGCACACACATTAAAAAGTTGAGCTAAGTACATCATTAGGAAGTGGAAAAATTCTGGATCAAGTGCTTTTATTATAAGTTTTTCTCGAAAAACATCTTCTGCATCGATTAATTTTGCAATTCGCTTCACACAGGTGTGGGacatgaaaaaataaaactttcgCACGCATTCCAAAACgcattttttttgaaaaaaaaatatgcatcggcCGGGAATCGAACCCGGGCCGCCCGCGTGGCAGGCGAGCATTCTACCACTGAACCACCGATACTCTTAATAACTGTTAAACAAACTACTAATATGGGTGCCAAACCACTGATACCAACAACCTGTTGGTGTTGGGGCATTCCTGTCACTTGGAAGCCTCCCTCCAAGTTGACTCCGTGGCGCAACGGTAGCGCGTCCGACTCCAGATCGGAAGGTTGCGTGTTcaaatcacgtcggggtcaagACAGAACTGaaaattccatttttttttaaataatcattaagaaaaatatctttttcaacggtatttaaatacataattTATTGTATAATTAATAAGCAGCTTTGATTTACTACAAGCAACATCATTTGAACAATGAGCATTTAATTTCAACATTTAAAATCGTCCAATACGGTTAGTTCCTTTTTATGGAACAATTTGGATAtaactttatatatatatatttgattaATTTTATGAACTCTGTTTAAATTGTAAATTCCCTAAACAATTTGCGTTGATTTATTATCAGTTGTTCCCTTATTGCACAATGTATTACtcgtatgtatgtatatgttttaaaaattatcgtTCAAGTGCCATAAAACTGCATATAAAATTGAACATAAAACTACCCAACACCGGACATCAGATATCGACCTCATCGAATCTCGCCTCCTGTACTCTCGTCtatctaaaaaatgtatttagctaacaaaatttttaacaGTTTTTTACATCAATCAACAAGGAAAATGGCTGCAATCATTGCACTAACTAAATGAAATCAATCCTAAAAACATAAACTAATGGACCCTGTGTTTCGtttcatttttgtttgtttgtttgttgtatATAAGCGCCTCCAAAAATATGGTAAGGGTTTAGTTGGTctcggatttcaatatatgTATGTCCTTTTGGTCCACTCTATTTGCTATTGACTAAGTTCAGGAATTCCTCACGGGTCTTGGGATCGTCTCGGAACACGCCCAGCATAGTTGAGGTAACAGTTTTGCTGTTGATTTTCTGCACACCACGCATTACCATGCACATGTGTCTAGAAAGGGgggaat contains:
- the LOC119549855 gene encoding SH3 domain-binding protein 5 homolog, which gives rise to MSAAEEGELDPQIQIELENLNSATDEINKLEIELEEANSTFRILLNESTRRLKLSSKKLGNCIEKARPYYEALDKAREAQIECQKAAVKFQRANEIHAAAKETVALAEQRFMSNSHEWQFDNAWQEMLNHATQKVMDADTQKADCHAEHQRLTRLFNAAEQKLQQLEDRFRRSINKSRPYFEEKQVCQDQLQTQKNRIQELQQQVAGAKSTYSTALRNLERISEDIHRQRGDFPTPPGPREPGVGAELNSPTSSALPSLPDFQLELEKCDYPSIAGSQMSLGAKTPVAAAETEDEEDACDYDETGAGELRGVVDERDLEALRQKVKILAVRPIEGGDGQQQNDVWEHELKDTVDKLDHLMMLKENGNRQQTNRVKSTEQRPVSLGAEALKRHCDVVEVKVTTCANTASLPVTPQHQLNHLAPPTPIKKLQQQLAPLPSVNVSMRELPLLARLSNELLDRSSAAFGGVRKQLRRRSLE